The proteins below are encoded in one region of Phaseolus vulgaris cultivar G19833 chromosome 1, P. vulgaris v2.0, whole genome shotgun sequence:
- the LOC137815917 gene encoding uncharacterized protein produces the protein MADTSFFFTNFPEHFLERDLWKVFQRWGRVLDVFVSRKLNARNQKFGFVGFQGVNDVFSLERELYAIWIGTWKLQVNLPKYQMKDGPRKQRNEGPRLGWIPKMNTTHPREAWNVKGKQMEQFSFAQVVSDSVVKNGVGENVNSLQGDEKVTQITVELEQDSWLEGIYVGCFKEFPCMQLVKESFVMGGFSLVKLRYLGGIALLSCGEKGSLQKIIADNRTWFDEVFSSVTPWDGSFASKEHFAWIRCRGIPLQLWCNQIFFKVGAVVGEVVEIDEATEKRETLEFA, from the coding sequence ATGGCGGACACCTCCTTTTTCTTCACCAACTTTCCCGAACATTTTCTGGAGAGAGATCTTTGGAAGGTTTTCCAAAGGTGGGGAAGGGTTCTGGATGTTTTCGTCTCAAGAAAACTCAACGCAAGGAACCAAAAGTTCGGCTTTGTAGGGTTTCAGGGAGTGAATGACGTCTTTTCTTTGGAAAGAGAGCTGTATGCAATCTGGATTGGCACCTGGAAGCTGCAGGTGAACCTTCCCAAATATCAAATGAAGGATGGGCCAAGGAAGCAGAGGAATGAAGGGCCTAGGCTCGGGTGGATTCCAAAGATGAACACAACGCATCCTAGGGAAGCATGGAATGTGAAGGGAAAGCAGATGGAGCAGTTTTCGTTTGCTCAAGTTGTTTCAGACAGTGTAGTCAAGAACGGAGTTGGTGAGAACGTAAACAGTTTACAGGGGGATGAGAAAGTTACTCAGATTACAGTGGAATTAGAGCAGGATTCTTGGCTGGAAGGAATTTACGTTGGTTGTTTTAAGGAGTTTCCATGCATGCAATTGGTCAAGGAGAGCTTTGTGATGGGAGGTTTTAGTCTAGTCAAATTGAGATATCTTGGGGGAATTGCTCTGCTCTCATGTGGCGAAAAAGGGAGTCTGCAAAAGATCATAGCAGATAACAGAACATGGTTTGACGAAGTGTTCTCGTCGGTTACGCCTTGGGATGGTTCGTTTGCTTCGAAAGAACATTTTGCTTGGATACGCTGCAGAGGAATCCCGTTACAGCTGTGGTGCaatcagattttttttaaagtaggGGCTGTGGTGGGGGAGGTGGTGGAGATTGATGAAGCTACCGAGAAGAGAGAAACGTTGGAGTTTGCATGA